From the Salvia miltiorrhiza cultivar Shanhuang (shh) unplaced genomic scaffold, IMPLAD_Smil_shh original_scaffold_293, whole genome shotgun sequence genome, one window contains:
- the LOC131003929 gene encoding protein DETOXIFICATION 16-like has translation MASLVEKSDLVTPLVVKEYNAESKAKFTNDEIVAEAKLQLFLAGPMMFVNVLLSLIQTISVMFVGHVSELALSGASMATSFASVTGFSLLVGMACALDTYCGQSYGAKQYHMLGIHMQRAMFVLLLVSVPLACIWATAGDILRLLGQDPAIAAEAGVYARYMIPSIFPFALLQCQFRFLQTQNNVVPMMLTSGITTLCHVPICWLLINKMGLGSKGAALANGVSYWTNDVFLILYITMAPACRDTWKGFSKEALHNLSKFIWLAIPSAIMVCLEIWSYEIMVIVSGLLPNPTLETSVLSISLNTNGMIYMIPLGLGSAISVRVANELGAGRPKAARLAVRMATLMVAVESVVAVVVIILGRNVWGYCFSSEPDVISYVSDMMILIAIANLAEGVLSVLSGIARGCGWQKIGAVVNLASFYLIGIPLGVVLAFVLHLGGKGLWTGIIAAVFAQTFFLSIIALRTNWEAEARKACARVFDSSIPVVA, from the exons atggcGTCTCTAGTCGAAAAATCCGATCTTGTAACGCCGTTGGTTGTAAAGGAATACAATGCGGAATCGAAAGCAAAATTCACAAATGATGAAATCGTAGCAGAAGCCAAGTTACAATTGTTCCTGGCAGGTCCGATGATGTTCGTGAACGTATTGTTGTCACTGATACAAACGATTTCAGTGATGTTCGTTGGGCACGTGAGCGAGCTGGCCCTCTCCGGCGCATCCATGGCCACCTCCTTCGCGTCCGTGACGGGCTTCAGTCTGCTG GTTGGAATGGCGTGCGCCTTGGACACCTACTGCGGCCAATCATACGGCGCGAAGCAGTACCACATGCTGGGAATCCACATGCAGCGCGCCATGTTCGTGCTGCTGCTGGTGAGCGTGCCGCTGGCATGCATCTGGGCGACGGCCGGCGACATTCTCCGGCTGCTGGGGCAGGATCCGGCCATCGCGGCGGAAGCCGGCGTCTACGCCCGTTACATGATCCCTTCCATCTTCCCCTTCGCGCTGCTGCAGTGCCAGTTCAGATTCCTTCAGACGCAGAACAATGTGGTGCCGATGATGCTGACCTCCGGCATCACCACGCTCTGCCACGTCCCCATATGCTGGCTCTTGATCAACAAAATGGGCCTCGGTAGCAAAGGCGCCGCCCTCGCTAACGGCGTCTCCTATTGGACCAATGACGTCTTCTTGATCCTCTACATCACCATGGCCCCAGCTTGCAGGGACACCTGGAAGGGTTTTTCCAAAGAGGCGCTGCACAATCTCTCCAAGTTCATCTGGCTCGCCATTCCTTCAGCTATTATGGTGTG CTTGGAGATATGGTCCTATGAGATCATGGTTATTGTTTCTGGTCTTCTGCCGAATCCCACCTTGGAAACATCGGTTCTCTCCATCAGCCTCAACACAAACGGCATGATTTACATGATACCCCTTGGACTTGGCAGTGCAATAAG CGTCCGTGTGGCCAACGAGTTAGGCGCAGGGCGGCCTAAAGCAGCTCGCCTAGCGGTGCGCATGGCCACGTTGATGGTGGCCGTGGAGAGcgtggtggcggtggtggtcaTAATCTTGGGGCGCAATGTTTGGGGCTACTGCTTCAGTAGTGAGCCAGATGTGATCTCTTATGTTTCCGATATGATGATACTCATCGCCATCGCCAACTTGGCAGAGGGAGTTCTCTCTGTTCTCAGTG GAATTGCAAGAGGATGTGGTTGGCAGAAGATCGGGGCCGTGGTGAACCTGGCGTCCTTCTATTTGATCGGCATCCCCCTCGGAGTCGTGCTGGCATTTGTGCTGCACCTCGGAGGAAAG GGACTATGGACTGGAATCATAGCTGCAGTTTTCGCACAGACGTTTTTCCTGTCCATCATAGCTCTCCGGACCAATTGGGAGGCAGAG GCAAGGAAGGCTTGTGCTAGAGTTTTCGACTCGTCCATTCCAGTTGTGGCGTAG
- the LOC131003927 gene encoding uncharacterized protein LOC131003927, translating to MGRGKFSRFVQRDKFASSHAASSRASSTLPTSPSDVELEQTASDAVSNNDGRIPLLRTPEGELVLHKDFSRVIGKSFKTIPNPTGINWKATPKEVKNLYFEEFRKYYSWDERWEDEVRRLWAKRASTRFPDFLYEVRACRKPDDKGKPDYISDDQWKALCTYWDTPEAIEKSERASKARLSEPDGPGTGISKHRGGSKSVAVRAHEMSLKEGIPVKKCVYDSFRTLHVNKDGTYTYKKAEEVDTRVREIAEQQGENADLSQIYVDEVMGGRLDKKQRMFGTGTLAWSLVGGTSQTIHSQHVDARFEELQQQLQEEREHRLRLEESLRVTNEMFQQFMRSQQSRSGGSDLPGDNP from the exons atgggAAGAGGGAAATTTTCGAGATTTGTTCAACGGGATAAATTcg CATCATCCCATGCAGCATCATCCCGTGCATCATCGACGTTGCCAACATCGCCTTCAGATGTGGAGTTAGAGCAAACAGCATCAGATGCAGTCTCAAACAATGACGGAAGGATACCCCTTTTGAGGACGCCTGAAGG GGAGTTAGTATTGCACAAGGACTTCTCGAGGGTGATTGGCAAATCTTTTAAGACGATTCCAAACCCGACAGGTATCAATTGGAAGGCTACTCCAAAAGAAGTCAAGAATCTATATTTTGAGGAGTTTCGA AAATACTACTCATGGGATGAGAGATGGGAGGATGAGGTACGCCGGCTTTGGGCAAAAAGGGCGAGTACCAGGTTCCCTGACTTTCTATATGAGGTCAGGGCATGTAGGAAACCTGATGATAAAGGGAAGCCGGATTACATATCTGATGATCAATGGAAAGCCTTATGCACATATTGGGATACTCCTGAGGCGATCGAGAAGTCTGAGCGTGCAAGCAAGGCTAGATTGTCTGAGCCAGATGGACCGGGCACTGGAATAAGCAAGCATCGAGGTGGTTCGAAGTCTGTTGCTGTGAGAGCTCACGAGATG TCTTTAAAGGAGGGAATTCCTGTCAAGAAGTGCGTGTATGATTCGTTTAGGACATTACACGTGAATAAAGATGGAACTTATACGTACAAGAAGGCTGAAGAAGTTGAT ACGAGAGTGAGGGAGATTGCCGAGCAGCAAGGAGAGAATGCCGATTTGAGTCAGATTTATGTGGATGAGGTGATGGGAGGCCGCCTCGATAAGAAGCAGAGGATGTTCGGCACTGGTACCCTTGCATGGAGTCTCGTGGGCGGTACATCACAGACTATCCATTCACAGCACGTTGATGCTCGATTTGAAGAGCTGCAGCAGCAGCTTCAAGAGGAGCGTGAGCATAGACTTCGATTGGAGGAATCACTTCGAGTAACTAATGAGATGTTTCAGCAGTTCATGAGGTCCCAGCAGTCGAGGAGTGGTGGCTCAGACTTACCAGGCGACAATCCTTAG